The Candidatus Methanoplasma cognatum genome contains the following window.
CCTGGCATATAGGTTCGCCCGATTACCGATGGGTTTTCCTCATTGGCTGCTCCCCGTCAACTCCTCATAAACAAAACATTCCGCGACGTGGTCGTTGACCATGCCTACGGCCTGCATGAATGAATAGATGACGGTCGAGCCGACGAATCTGAAACCCATTTTTTTAAGATCTTTGCTTATATTGTCGGAGAGCGGAGTGGTCGGAGGCATGTCCCAGATACTTTTCCAGTGACCTGTGACGGGTTCGTTGCCGACATATTCCCAGATCAATTTATCGAAGCTTCCGTATTTTTCTTTGACTTCCAGAATGGCCTTGGCATTGTTCACGGTTGAATCTATCTTCTGGCGGTTTCTTATTATTCCCTTATTCGCCATGAGTTCCTGAATTTTTTATCGTCATAAAGGGCCACTTTCTTCGGGTCGAATCCGTCGAAAGCTTCCCTGAACGCTTCTCTTTTTCTGAGCACGGTCCTCCACGAAAGCCCTGCCTGCATACATTCCGGGGTCAGCATCTCGAACAGTTTGACATCATCATGCACCGGACGCCCCCATTCGCTGTCATGATAATCCTCATATTCCGGGGCGCTTCCCGCCCAGACGCATCTGATCCTTTCGCTCATATGTCTCTCCTATGATCATGTTAAGTATCCGCCCCGTTCCATATTATTTCTTCCTTCCGCGAGGCCTCCGGCCGTTGCCGAAACGATCCGGACCCTCCTTGTATATGAAAAATACCTAAGATAATACATAAGATAATACCTATGGTCTGTGGCAGAATCTGTTCTGACCCAAACAGCAGGAGTACGATGGAAAAATATCATATGTATGAAAAGTATACAAGATCATACATAAGATAATACATAAGATATTTAAATAAAAACGATTTCCATAATTGATAGACAACAGGGAGCGCCGCAATGGGAAAGGATCCTCCGTTCACCCTTACTAATGAGATGATGCGTCTGGTCAAAGATATAGCGGCAGCGTTAGGCGGCATCCGCGGCGCAGAGGATCTGGAGAAACTCCCCAGACTGCGCAAGACCGGCCGCATACGGTCGATCCATTCATCGCTTGCGATAGAGAACAACTCACTGACGATAGAACAGGTATCAGATATCATCGATGGAAGACGGGTGATCGGGCCTCCGAAGGAGATACTTGAGGTCAAGAACGCATTTGCAGCCTACAAAGAACTGGAGAATATCGATCCTTTCGATATCAAAGACCTGTTACGAACGCATAAGGTAATGATGAACGGTCTTGTCGAAGAAAGCGGCAGGTTTCGCTCTGTCGATGTGGGTGTGTTCGCGGGCGACGGGAGTGTCGTTCATGCAGCTCCCGGACACAGCATGGTGCCCGGTCTTATGAACGACCTCTTCGAGTGGCTTAATACATCGGATGCGGATGAGCTAATAAAGTCAAGCGTCTTTCACTATGAATTCGAATTCATCCATCCCTTCCGCGACGGCAACGGAAGGATGGGGAGGCTGTGGCAGACGGCCATTTTAGTGAACTGGATGCCGGTGTTCGCATGGATACCGGTCGAGAGCATCATCCGCGAGCGACAGTCTGATTATTACGACGCGATAGCGAGTTCTACAAGAGCGGGCAGTTCAAATGATTTCATAGTATACATGCTGAAAGCTATACTGGACGCCGTGAACGCCGTCGCCTCCGATGCGGAGAGACATATCAGCCGCATCAGTACAAGGGTGCGCAATCTCCTGAAAGCGCTGGGAAATGATTCTGCGAGCGCGGCGGAGCTGATGGAACGCCTGGATCTGAAATCGCGCAAAGCATTGTACGACAACTATCTGAAACCGGCGATCGAGGCGGGGCTTGTATCCATGACCGAACCGGACAAGCCGACAAGCAGAAACCAAATGTATTTCAGGAAATGAACTAAGACGCATACCCGGCCGTCGGCTTCAGCCGGAGTCGGAGATGTACATGAGGGGGTACTTCAGCATAGGGTCATATCTCATCTCCGCTTTTACCCTAACGTCATCGATCTTTATCACCAAAACAACATCAAGCATCTCCCCGGACAGCGAATGATAGGAGTACTCATCCTTCTTCGGACCAAAGATGCTCCTGTCTATCCTGACCTTTATGCTCTCGACGTACGGTTGGACCAGTACTCCTTTCTCTATGGCGTCTTCCAGCGCCTCGACGCTGTCCTGGTCCAAAGGCACGCCGGCGAACTGGTGGTAGATCGTTCCCATCTTGATGCCCGCTTCGAACAAGGCCCGCTCTTTGGTGGAACACTTGAACTTCTTTGCCGCAAGTTCTTCTCGGTTTTCCGTCATTTCGTCTTCGTAATGTACACAAGATTTAAAGGATGTGCGGATTACCTCTGAGCATGGTCTCTGCGGAAGAGAGGATACGGCAATTGAAAAAAGAGAAGAACGCGGTCATTCTCGCCCACAATTACACTTCAAAGGAAGTACAGGACCTAGCCGATTTTGTGGGAGATTCCCTTGGACTCTCCATTGAGGCATCTAGAACGTCCGCCGACATCATCGTATTCTGCGGCGTGACCTTCATGGGGGAGACCGCGAAGATACTCAGTCCCGAAAAGACCGTCCTCGTGCCAGAGCCGGACGCTCACTGCGCCATGGCGGCCATGTGTACCGGAGAACAGTTGAAAAAATACAGAAAAGCGCACCCCGGCTGCGTCATCATAGGGTATGTGAACAGCACCGCAGAGTCAAAAAAAGAGATGGATATCTGCTGCACTTCGTCCAACGTCGTCAAGGTGACAGAGTCCCTCAGAGGGAAGGATGTGCTTCTGGTGCCGGATGCGAACCTCGGGGCCTACGCGGCTGCCGAGACGGGTATCCCGGTCGCGACCTGGAACGGGTTCTGCCCGATACACCACGGCATCACCTCTTCCCGGTTGTTGGAACTCAAAAACGAACATCCGAACGCTTTCGTCATGGCCCACCCGGAATGCAGGGGGGAAGTGCTGGCACTCGCGGACCATGTGGGATCCACTGAATCGATGATCAAAGTATCAAAGTCCTCGGAAAAGAAGGAATTCATCGTCCTGACGGAGATAGGGATGAGATACCGCCTTGAGAAGGAGAACCCGGAAAAGACGTTCCACTTCTACGAACATGCGGTATGCACCACTATGAAGATGATAACGCCTGAGTCTGTTCTGAATTCGCTGGAAAAAGGCACTGGAGAGGTCATCCTCAGCAAGGATATCATCGAAGGCGCAAGGAACGCGGTCATGAAGATGATCGAACTGGTCTGACGGCGCCCCCGGCCGCCTCGATGACTGGCGGTCTGCTTCTGCACGGGGCCGCTGAAATCGGAAGGGAGATGTCAGTCAGTTAATTATATAATCCCTCCAGACGATTGTTCAGCGGTGAAAAGGAGGTTTCATCAAATGACTTGTGAAAATGAAACAATATTGCGTATGCCCCTTATAGGGGACAAATGTCCGGAGTTCGAAGCGGTCACTACCCAGGGCAACATTAAATTCCCCCAGGACTTCAAAGGTAAATGGGTCGTTTTCTTCTCCCATCCTGCGGACTTCACTCCCGTCTGTACCACCGAATTCATGACTTTTGCTTACAGAGCAAAAGAGCTTTCAGACATCAACACCGAACTCGTAGGGCTTTCCGTGGACTCCATAACAGCACACATCGCGTGGCTGAGAAGGATCAAAGAACTGGAATGGAAAGGAATGAAAAAAGTCGATGTGCAGTTCCATCTGATCGAAGACATTTCCATGAAAGTGGCGAACAAGTTCGGGATGATCATGCCCGGGCAGTCCAACACGCAGGCTGTCAGAGCGGTCTTCATAATAGACCCGAACGGAGTTATCAGGCTGATCCTCTACTACCCGCTGAGCACGGGAAGGAACTTCGACGAGATCAAAAGAGTCGTGACCGCCCTTCAGAAAGCGGATAAGGACAAGTGCGCCACCCCGGCGGACTGGAAACCCGGAGATGACACCATCGTACCTCCGCCCAAATCCTTGGGTCTGGCGAAAGAGAGGGCCGAAATGAAGGGAGGCGACCAGTACTGCCTCGATTGGTTCTTGTGCTTCAACAAAGAATCCTGAACAAACCTGCCGCCTTACGGCGGCTTTACTTTTTCTTCTGAATTTTCCTTTCTGTTGCATTAAAGCGGTAAATCTTTAATCTCCCTGATACGTAGGGTTAGACCAGGCATTGCTATGAAGGTAGTGATCATCGGGGCCGGTAACGTCGGTTTCACTTCTGCGGAGGCGCTTTCCAAAGTCCATGACGTTTTGATAGTGGAAAAGGACGCTTCAAAGGCTGAGAATGCAAAAGCGCTGCTGAGCGCATCCGTGCTTCACGAGGACGGAAGCAACCCAAAGGTAATAGAGGCCGCGATAAAAAGGATCGACGCCGACATAATCCTATCGGCGATACCGGACGACGCCCACAACCTCTTCATCTGTCTGATGGCCAAACGCATAAAACCCACCATAAAGGCGGTGGCGTGTCTCAGGGACCCGGATTTTATGATCAAGACATCTAAGGAAGGGGTCGACCTTCTGATCTCGCCAGAACTCATAACAGCTGAAAAAATAGAGAAGCTGGCGGTCCTTGAGAACGCCATCGCTTATGATCATATATCCAGCATGGATATTGACCTTGCGACCTTCAGGATAGGGGACGGCCACAACCTTGTCGGAAAGGTCGTTCTGGAAATCGAAATGCCGGCGGACTGCAACGTAATGGCCGTATACCGCGGAGACAGCGTCATACTCAACAACGAGACCGCCGAGATACATGCGGGGGACAGGATAAGGGTGCTCGGTTCCCCTGAATCCATCGTCGCGTTCAATAAATTGATCGGGATCGAAAAAGAGGCGAAGGAATTCGTGATCCTGGGCGCAAGCACCGTCGGGATGGAGGCGGCAAGGAGACTCGCCCAGGGGAATAAAAGAAGGATCGTCAAGATAATCGAGAACGATGAGACGCTTAGCAGAAATGCCGCAAGAGAGCTGGAGGACATAGCGGTCGTGAGCGGGGACTTCATAGATCCGTCCGTCCTGAGGTCCGAGAATGTTCAAAGAGCGGATGTCGTGATAGCGGCGTCCTCGATAGATGAGCGCAACCTGCTCGCGTGCATAGCGGGCCTGAGATTGGGCATCAGGAAGATAATATCGAAGTATTCCGACCGGGAATATGAAAAGATATTCCTGTACGCGGGGATCGAATCTATAATCGGGTATCACCGCGTGATATACAACGAGATCACTAAGAACCTGATATTCGACGAGAATGCGATCCTGGCTGTCGAGAGGGACAGCGAGTTCTTCTTCAGCGTGACGATCGGCGAACGGTCCGCTCTTATCGAGAGCCGCCTCGGAGACATCAACATGCCGGACGGAACAAGGATCGCGGCCATCAGGAGAGGGGATGTTATGATCTACCCCCGGATGAACACAGTGTTCAGAGAAGGGGA
Protein-coding sequences here:
- a CDS encoding DNA-3-methyladenine glycosylase I; protein product: MANKGIIRNRQKIDSTVNNAKAILEVKEKYGSFDKLIWEYVGNEPVTGHWKSIWDMPPTTPLSDNISKDLKKMGFRFVGSTVIYSFMQAVGMVNDHVAECFVYEELTGSSQ
- a CDS encoding DNA-3-methyladenine glycosylase I, with amino-acid sequence MSERIRCVWAGSAPEYEDYHDSEWGRPVHDDVKLFEMLTPECMQAGLSWRTVLRKREAFREAFDGFDPKKVALYDDKKFRNSWRIRE
- a CDS encoding Fic family protein, with the translated sequence MGKDPPFTLTNEMMRLVKDIAAALGGIRGAEDLEKLPRLRKTGRIRSIHSSLAIENNSLTIEQVSDIIDGRRVIGPPKEILEVKNAFAAYKELENIDPFDIKDLLRTHKVMMNGLVEESGRFRSVDVGVFAGDGSVVHAAPGHSMVPGLMNDLFEWLNTSDADELIKSSVFHYEFEFIHPFRDGNGRMGRLWQTAILVNWMPVFAWIPVESIIRERQSDYYDAIASSTRAGSSNDFIVYMLKAILDAVNAVASDAERHISRISTRVRNLLKALGNDSASAAELMERLDLKSRKALYDNYLKPAIEAGLVSMTEPDKPTSRNQMYFRK
- a CDS encoding dihydroneopterin aldolase family protein, translating into MTENREELAAKKFKCSTKERALFEAGIKMGTIYHQFAGVPLDQDSVEALEDAIEKGVLVQPYVESIKVRIDRSIFGPKKDEYSYHSLSGEMLDVVLVIKIDDVRVKAEMRYDPMLKYPLMYISDSG
- the nadA gene encoding quinolinate synthase NadA — encoded protein: MVSAEERIRQLKKEKNAVILAHNYTSKEVQDLADFVGDSLGLSIEASRTSADIIVFCGVTFMGETAKILSPEKTVLVPEPDAHCAMAAMCTGEQLKKYRKAHPGCVIIGYVNSTAESKKEMDICCTSSNVVKVTESLRGKDVLLVPDANLGAYAAAETGIPVATWNGFCPIHHGITSSRLLELKNEHPNAFVMAHPECRGEVLALADHVGSTESMIKVSKSSEKKEFIVLTEIGMRYRLEKENPEKTFHFYEHAVCTTMKMITPESVLNSLEKGTGEVILSKDIIEGARNAVMKMIELV
- a CDS encoding peroxiredoxin, yielding MTCENETILRMPLIGDKCPEFEAVTTQGNIKFPQDFKGKWVVFFSHPADFTPVCTTEFMTFAYRAKELSDINTELVGLSVDSITAHIAWLRRIKELEWKGMKKVDVQFHLIEDISMKVANKFGMIMPGQSNTQAVRAVFIIDPNGVIRLILYYPLSTGRNFDEIKRVVTALQKADKDKCATPADWKPGDDTIVPPPKSLGLAKERAEMKGGDQYCLDWFLCFNKES
- a CDS encoding NAD-binding protein translates to MKVVIIGAGNVGFTSAEALSKVHDVLIVEKDASKAENAKALLSASVLHEDGSNPKVIEAAIKRIDADIILSAIPDDAHNLFICLMAKRIKPTIKAVACLRDPDFMIKTSKEGVDLLISPELITAEKIEKLAVLENAIAYDHISSMDIDLATFRIGDGHNLVGKVVLEIEMPADCNVMAVYRGDSVILNNETAEIHAGDRIRVLGSPESIVAFNKLIGIEKEAKEFVILGASTVGMEAARRLAQGNKRRIVKIIENDETLSRNAARELEDIAVVSGDFIDPSVLRSENVQRADVVIAASSIDERNLLACIAGLRLGIRKIISKYSDREYEKIFLYAGIESIIGYHRVIYNEITKNLIFDENAILAVERDSEFFFSVTIGERSALIESRLGDINMPDGTRIAAIRRGDVMIYPRMNTVFREGDKVLLFTHMANPADLSRLFGHNTPLEL